The Oikeobacillus pervagus genomic sequence TTGATTTCCAATGTTTTCTATTTTGCATTAAACATTGTAACCATGAAGGGAGAATTTGACCCTTTTCTTTTTACACAATTATATGGACTTTATCTCCCAGATGGAATATTCTTGCATAATTGAATCTTCCTCGTAGTGTATAAGCCCGATTTGCACATTTCCCGATACTATTTGAATATTTCCCATGAGGATTTGAACAATAACTTTTGGTATATGCATATTTCCCTGAATATATGCGTATTTCCCGCGCTTTTATGCGCAACTTCTTCGGTTATTTGCGCTAAAGAGATTCCATGTTCCTGCATGATTCGTGTAATTTAATAGGAATACTCCACAAATGATAGAAAAATCATTATATCCATCAATTTTCATCATTCCTAATCAAGCTAATTGATTTTTAGAATATGTTCCCATACTTTTTTTGAAATAGTCGCCATATGTATCGTTTCATTCATCGTGAACATTATCTGGTTTTTTCAGGCATTTCGAACTTCTACTAAGCCGGCAACTTTTATGACAAAATAAAAAGGTTGGGGGCTCCTAACTTTTTCATTTTTGTTCAAAAACGGTAGGATTTTCCCCGTTAAGTTTTTCCTCGAATTGGATGCCATTTAAAAGTAAGCATGCCCCGATGAATACTGCGCTAGCGGCTCCAATTAATGCCGCATTAAAGTTGCCGGTGAAGGAGGAGATGACGCCAGCAATCGTTGGGCCGATCATTTGCCCAGTTGCATAAATAGCGGTTAGATAGCCAATAATTCGGCTTGTATTAGTCGGGTATATTTGACGTGCTAACGTTGTGACCAATGTTGTAATTCCCATAAATGTTGCCCCAAATAAAATGGCACTCATGACTAAACTTACGGGGGAAATCGAGAATACAGGGATCACAATGCCGACAGATTGCAAAGCCATTGCGAACACGAG encodes the following:
- a CDS encoding DUF5391 family protein, encoding MIFRICSHTFFEIVAICIVSFIVNIIWFFQAFRTSTKPATFMTK